The following coding sequences lie in one Alicyclobacillus curvatus genomic window:
- a CDS encoding methyltransferase domain-containing protein, whose protein sequence is MKDTKPPKQVWENRYQRMQPEIPLTSPRWVTPYFHIFELKHVRHVLEIGCGSGELLQVLSDAGYSVTGTDFASSAIKIAQNTVPGARLVVWDTRHPLPFQEREFDLIVASLSLHYFDDNTLSRIVANISSLLVRGGLFLFRMNSKNDSRAKQPQTIERHYFSLEDCRGLLSGWNELSLVECTITYDGREKTVCEGLYESLEV, encoded by the coding sequence ATGAAGGACACGAAGCCTCCGAAACAGGTGTGGGAAAATCGCTACCAGCGGATGCAACCGGAGATTCCGTTGACAAGTCCTCGATGGGTGACTCCATACTTTCACATTTTTGAATTAAAGCATGTCAGACACGTGCTGGAAATTGGATGTGGTAGCGGGGAGTTGCTTCAGGTTCTGTCTGATGCAGGTTATTCCGTAACAGGCACTGACTTCGCCAGCAGTGCCATAAAAATTGCACAGAATACGGTTCCAGGGGCAAGGCTGGTTGTTTGGGATACTCGACATCCGTTGCCCTTTCAGGAACGTGAGTTCGACTTGATTGTCGCGAGTTTGTCCCTGCACTACTTTGATGACAACACGCTGTCTCGTATTGTTGCCAACATCTCTAGCCTATTGGTACGGGGTGGACTGTTTCTGTTTCGGATGAATTCGAAAAACGATTCCAGGGCTAAGCAGCCACAGACGATAGAACGTCATTATTTTTCATTGGAGGATTGTCGCGGACTTCTCTCTGGCTGGAATGAACTATCACTTGTCGAGTGTACGATTACGTACGATGGGCGTGAGAAGACAGTATGCGAAGGCCTTTACGAATCGTTGGAGGTATAA
- a CDS encoding GNAT family N-acetyltransferase → MLIPTLRKALANDAQKVAEVYIRARRAAVPSIPAHVHTDDEVREWITSLVIPVQDTWVAETEEREIVAMMSLDNGWIDQLYVDPVWNGQGIGSAMIQLAKERYPNGLQLWTFESNVGARRFYERHGFIEVERTDGQDNEEHSPDICYRWNVR, encoded by the coding sequence GTGCTGATTCCTACATTGAGGAAAGCCTTGGCAAACGATGCACAGAAGGTTGCTGAGGTCTACATACGGGCGCGCCGAGCAGCAGTTCCATCGATTCCGGCACACGTCCACACAGATGATGAGGTTCGAGAGTGGATTACTTCTCTAGTCATTCCGGTGCAGGACACGTGGGTGGCGGAAACTGAAGAGCGTGAAATTGTAGCCATGATGTCTCTAGATAATGGATGGATCGATCAATTGTACGTCGATCCAGTGTGGAACGGGCAAGGGATCGGATCAGCTATGATTCAGTTGGCAAAAGAGAGATACCCAAATGGGCTTCAACTTTGGACGTTTGAGTCGAACGTTGGTGCCAGAAGATTCTACGAGCGTCACGGTTTCATCGAAGTTGAACGGACTGATGGACAGGATAACGAGGAGCACTCGCCTGATATATGTTACCGATGGAATGTCCGCTAA
- a CDS encoding ACT domain-containing protein, with the protein MSRLHLAVLDGKYAVVRLSSEAEVPNWAYGGSFLSITKTDDELSVVCKMESVPPNHVVESNWRIIKVVGPLDFSLTGILAGISEPLADHRISIFAISTYDTDYILVKDEQLADAIAVLNREGHKFVNG; encoded by the coding sequence ATGAGTAGACTACATCTTGCCGTCCTCGACGGGAAATACGCGGTGGTTAGGTTATCGAGCGAGGCGGAAGTTCCCAACTGGGCATATGGTGGCAGTTTCCTGTCCATTACCAAAACGGATGATGAACTCTCAGTTGTATGTAAGATGGAGTCCGTTCCACCAAATCATGTAGTGGAATCAAATTGGCGCATTATCAAGGTCGTGGGTCCATTGGACTTCTCACTAACTGGGATTTTGGCGGGTATTTCGGAACCATTGGCTGATCATCGAATAAGTATATTTGCCATATCTACGTACGATACCGACTACATCCTTGTAAAGGACGAGCAGTTAGCCGATGCAATCGCGGTGCTGAACCGTGAAGGACATAAGTTCGTCAACGGATGA
- a CDS encoding cation transporter: MSVKRGINIEIASIVWMVIEATVALCAGIIAHSLSLVAFGADSIIELVAGGVLLWRLTLEIRGATLHRVKNAETTSSWVVGIALLLLAVYIVVASIDKLVTHQGAESSYVGIGLAIVSGTIMPYLSRAKKRIGREIGSKALSADGSCSIVCAYMAWTVLVGVTFTALLGWWWIDSVAALALVYFVVKEGWEAVQEARGKEDACGCDH; the protein is encoded by the coding sequence ATGTCCGTGAAACGAGGTATCAACATTGAAATTGCATCCATCGTTTGGATGGTGATTGAAGCAACAGTTGCCCTCTGTGCAGGTATTATAGCTCATTCCTTGTCCTTGGTCGCGTTTGGTGCAGATAGCATTATCGAGCTCGTCGCGGGCGGTGTATTACTTTGGCGATTGACGCTGGAGATACGGGGGGCAACCCTTCATCGTGTGAAAAACGCAGAAACAACGTCGTCGTGGGTCGTCGGGATTGCACTCCTCCTACTTGCTGTCTATATCGTAGTTGCTTCTATTGACAAGCTCGTTACCCATCAAGGGGCTGAGTCGAGTTATGTGGGCATTGGTTTGGCCATTGTGTCTGGAACGATTATGCCCTACCTGTCACGTGCGAAGAAACGCATCGGACGGGAGATTGGCAGTAAAGCACTAAGCGCGGACGGCTCATGCAGCATCGTGTGTGCGTACATGGCATGGACAGTTCTCGTGGGGGTTACATTCACCGCTCTGCTTGGCTGGTGGTGGATTGATTCTGTCGCGGCCCTAGCACTGGTCTATTTCGTGGTCAAAGAAGGCTGGGAAGCGGTTCAGGAAGCGCGCGGCAAGGAAGACGCCTGCGGGTGTGACCATTAA
- a CDS encoding pentapeptide repeat-containing protein has protein sequence MGQPLSSDLNNSRKQLHADCEHCFALCCVALAFSASPDFAFDKDKGTPCRNLLPDFRCQIHHRLRQNEMRGCTVYECFGAGQKVSQVTFEGKDWRSDRDTADKMFKVFPIMQQLHEILWYLTEALSYKAALPIQDELRGALEKTEQFTLLDADSIMNLDIPAHRTEISSLLMRTSELVRAEADSRSEHPKQSKRSLESSRDLIGAKLRKADLRGASLKGAYLIAADLREADMRYSDCIGADFRDADLRGADLTGCIFLTQDQINSAKGNYRTKLPPSLAHPPHWSAY, from the coding sequence TTGGGTCAACCTTTAAGTTCAGACCTTAACAACAGCCGGAAGCAACTTCATGCCGACTGTGAGCACTGTTTTGCCTTGTGCTGCGTTGCCTTGGCTTTCTCAGCGTCACCTGATTTCGCATTTGATAAAGACAAGGGCACTCCGTGTCGCAACCTGCTGCCTGATTTTCGTTGTCAAATCCATCACCGTCTAAGACAGAATGAAATGCGTGGATGTACGGTTTACGAATGCTTCGGAGCCGGGCAAAAGGTGTCTCAGGTCACCTTTGAAGGCAAGGATTGGCGCAGTGACAGAGATACGGCAGACAAAATGTTTAAGGTCTTCCCCATCATGCAGCAACTCCATGAGATACTGTGGTATCTTACAGAAGCCCTATCGTACAAAGCGGCCTTACCTATCCAAGATGAACTCCGCGGGGCCCTCGAAAAGACGGAGCAGTTTACCCTTCTGGATGCAGACTCTATCATGAATCTAGACATTCCCGCACACCGGACCGAAATCAGCAGCCTGCTCATGCGTACAAGTGAACTGGTGCGTGCTGAAGCTGATTCAAGAAGCGAACATCCGAAGCAATCAAAAAGATCGCTTGAGTCAAGTAGAGACCTAATCGGTGCCAAGTTGCGAAAAGCAGACCTGCGCGGAGCAAGCTTAAAAGGCGCCTATCTGATTGCTGCGGACCTGAGAGAAGCGGACATGAGATACTCGGATTGCATTGGTGCCGATTTTCGAGACGCAGATCTTCGTGGAGCAGACCTGACAGGTTGTATCTTCCTTACACAAGACCAAATCAATTCGGCCAAGGGAAACTACCGCACCAAGTTGCCCCCATCGCTTGCACATCCACCCCATTGGTCTGCCTATTGA
- a CDS encoding NAD(P)H-dependent oxidoreductase, which translates to MNDVANNLVAISGSLRDKSSNSALLRAIAAMVPSHIAVTFYNDMGQLPHFNPDVDTDDPPMQVIRWRNCLAEASGVLICTPEYAKGVPGSLKNALDWIVSSGELVNKPVAVVSASPHPSGGETALNSLLGTLEMMNAAVVKGGTLKVPFISLKLGSDGEIVDEETKNQSKDLVDALIQAMPTAKLPESKS; encoded by the coding sequence ATGAATGACGTTGCCAACAACCTAGTTGCTATCTCCGGAAGTCTGAGGGACAAATCATCAAATTCTGCCTTATTACGCGCCATTGCGGCGATGGTTCCGTCTCACATAGCCGTTACCTTTTACAACGATATGGGACAACTCCCACACTTCAATCCAGACGTAGACACAGATGATCCGCCCATGCAGGTCATCCGGTGGCGCAACTGTCTAGCTGAAGCGAGTGGCGTTCTCATCTGCACACCCGAGTACGCCAAAGGAGTGCCGGGATCTCTGAAAAACGCACTCGATTGGATTGTGTCATCCGGAGAACTTGTCAACAAACCTGTGGCCGTGGTGAGTGCTTCACCGCATCCTTCAGGAGGTGAGACAGCACTCAATTCATTGCTCGGCACTCTCGAAATGATGAACGCGGCTGTCGTCAAAGGTGGGACTCTAAAAGTACCATTTATTTCACTGAAGCTTGGAAGCGACGGGGAAATCGTCGATGAAGAGACGAAGAACCAGTCGAAGGACCTCGTGGATGCGCTGATTCAAGCAATGCCCACAGCGAAATTGCCGGAGTCTAAATCATAG
- a CDS encoding DUF4338 domain-containing protein, with protein sequence MDVPFWIGDREFSEDDIELIQTTVAQFRQLSRKELAWTLCENLPWKAPNGRLRVDACLKLLAHFERTGLLSPTPVRRNAAKGNRGKEMAGTPAETILTASLGGVSPVSVDPVSPSELGDWNVTMQAYHPLGYCRPIGAHQRYWIRAQIQEERVVVGCLLFGAAAKSLRIRDHWIGWSPEQRTRYRTRIVNNNRFLILPQVHVPHLASHALALAARRLRSDWQTRYGYEPVLLETFVEQKYLGTCYRAANWVHVGQTSGRGRQDAHHEYGTSVKNLWMYPLIRDWREQLTALLPHSVIPD encoded by the coding sequence ATCGACGTGCCTTTTTGGATTGGCGACCGTGAATTTTCCGAAGACGACATAGAGCTCATTCAAACCACTGTCGCTCAGTTTCGGCAGTTAAGCCGGAAAGAACTCGCGTGGACTCTATGCGAGAATCTCCCCTGGAAAGCGCCCAATGGTCGACTGAGGGTCGATGCGTGTCTAAAGTTACTCGCACATTTCGAACGGACTGGACTGCTTTCTCCAACCCCCGTGCGCAGGAACGCTGCGAAAGGGAATCGAGGGAAAGAAATGGCCGGAACACCAGCCGAAACGATTCTAACCGCTTCCCTTGGAGGAGTCTCCCCAGTCAGTGTCGACCCGGTATCTCCGTCAGAATTGGGAGACTGGAATGTCACCATGCAGGCGTACCATCCTCTAGGGTATTGCCGCCCTATCGGTGCCCATCAACGATATTGGATTCGGGCTCAAATCCAAGAAGAACGAGTGGTAGTTGGCTGTTTGTTGTTTGGTGCGGCCGCCAAATCGCTAAGAATTCGAGACCATTGGATTGGTTGGAGCCCAGAGCAGCGAACTCGCTATCGGACGCGGATTGTGAATAATAATCGCTTTCTCATTTTGCCTCAGGTTCACGTGCCCCACTTAGCAAGCCATGCCCTGGCCTTAGCAGCTCGACGGCTTCGATCGGACTGGCAGACCCGTTACGGCTATGAACCTGTCCTCCTGGAAACTTTCGTTGAACAGAAATACTTAGGGACATGCTACCGAGCAGCAAATTGGGTCCATGTCGGCCAAACCTCAGGAAGAGGGCGTCAGGACGCCCATCACGAGTATGGCACATCGGTGAAAAACCTCTGGATGTACCCTTTAATTAGAGATTGGCGAGAACAACTCACCGCACTGTTGCCTCACTCTGTAATCCCTGATTAG
- a CDS encoding IS4 family transposase — translation MKCTRFRNNARNSEKDFTRERKVGFVALVLLIFNMVRKSSQLEIDEFREHFMPESAQATTYTKQSFSKARQKIRPEAFVTLNEVYIRTFYADHDYKTHKGFRVFAMDGSVLEIPNTAQTQGHYGYVTNKMGNFKLARALSSHLYDVENRLAVSTTMGRYDTNERVLARANIEKMLTLIPETSPYETLVLFDRGYPSIEFIHYLMQRRVHFVMRVSSWFCKEIIQAQTKDEIVQLRITKERAKELRKQGTPVPEGTVLPIRVVKVPLSTGETELLITDLSEDRVGYAEMGDLYFKRWGIETHFKELKHQFEIENFSGETLTAIEQDFYATALLSNMASVIEQDALEEVQAQKSRRKYDVYNINHNILVGKLKNKLVEIVLEDDDKKRSAMYRRLIHELTRNIVPVIKGRTYPRKTRPGANKYAKNKRRPL, via the coding sequence TTGAAATGCACCAGGTTCAGGAACAATGCAAGGAATAGTGAGAAAGACTTCACTAGGGAACGCAAGGTCGGGTTTGTCGCGCTTGTGCTCCTCATCTTCAACATGGTTCGCAAATCGTCCCAGTTGGAGATTGACGAGTTTCGCGAACACTTCATGCCGGAATCCGCCCAAGCAACCACGTACACGAAGCAATCCTTCTCCAAGGCAAGACAGAAGATTCGACCCGAGGCTTTTGTCACGCTCAATGAGGTGTATATTCGCACATTCTATGCGGATCATGACTACAAAACACACAAGGGGTTTCGTGTATTTGCTATGGACGGGTCTGTACTGGAGATTCCAAACACCGCGCAAACGCAAGGTCATTACGGCTATGTCACCAATAAGATGGGCAACTTCAAGTTGGCTAGAGCACTCTCTTCTCACTTGTACGATGTAGAGAACAGACTCGCCGTATCCACAACCATGGGCCGCTATGACACCAATGAACGAGTGCTGGCCAGGGCCAACATCGAAAAGATGCTCACCCTCATTCCGGAAACCTCTCCGTATGAGACCTTGGTTTTGTTTGACCGGGGCTACCCATCCATAGAGTTTATCCACTACCTCATGCAACGACGGGTTCATTTCGTCATGCGTGTTTCTTCGTGGTTTTGCAAGGAGATTATACAGGCACAGACGAAGGATGAAATCGTTCAACTGCGGATCACCAAAGAACGAGCCAAGGAGCTACGCAAGCAAGGAACTCCCGTCCCAGAGGGAACGGTTCTCCCCATCCGCGTCGTGAAAGTCCCTTTATCTACGGGGGAAACGGAACTACTCATCACGGATCTTTCCGAGGACAGGGTCGGTTACGCAGAAATGGGCGACCTCTACTTTAAACGATGGGGAATTGAGACTCACTTCAAGGAGCTAAAGCACCAGTTTGAAATCGAAAACTTCTCCGGGGAAACCCTGACCGCCATTGAACAGGACTTTTATGCAACTGCCTTACTCAGTAACATGGCCTCTGTCATTGAGCAGGACGCACTTGAGGAAGTACAAGCCCAGAAGTCACGTCGTAAGTATGACGTATATAACATCAATCACAACATTCTCGTCGGGAAGTTGAAAAACAAACTGGTCGAAATCGTCCTTGAAGATGACGACAAGAAGCGCTCGGCTATGTACAGGCGACTGATCCACGAATTAACGCGTAACATCGTGCCTGTGATCAAGGGTCGAACCTATCCGCGGAAAACACGACCCGGCGCGAATAAGTATGCGAAGAACAAGCGCCGCCCCTTGTAA
- a CDS encoding ribose-phosphate pyrophosphokinase gives MTGGHKVYSGHEMKIFAGSSGGLFAQRICSYLQMSLGDSEAIKFSDGNTFVRVKENVRGTDVYLVQPIGLLPNDEFVEILFWIDAFKRASAHSVTVIIPYFGYAKGDKKDEPRVSIRARVCADAIETAGADRIIMMDLHAPQIQGFFKKPVDHLIAMPLLCEYIKSQAIENFVIVSPDAGFAKQARKFSSYLGVPTVIGDKRRIGHDESPETLELIGDVSGKNAVIVDDFSTSGGTLIQLAHLLKEKGALSIFASLSHLLLSAEAVQRIEDSPIEYIVATDSVANQAANASPKIRIISAAPLFGEAIKRIHGRDSVSGLFDVLWWPHLSRQFFLISKL, from the coding sequence ATGACAGGGGGCCACAAAGTGTATTCTGGGCACGAAATGAAAATATTCGCTGGCTCAAGCGGAGGACTGTTTGCACAGCGTATTTGCAGCTACTTGCAAATGAGCCTTGGGGATTCAGAAGCCATAAAGTTTTCCGATGGAAATACCTTTGTCAGGGTCAAAGAGAACGTGCGGGGTACAGACGTCTATCTCGTACAGCCGATTGGGCTATTACCGAACGATGAGTTCGTCGAGATATTGTTCTGGATTGATGCCTTCAAACGAGCAAGTGCCCATTCCGTAACAGTAATTATTCCGTATTTTGGCTACGCGAAGGGCGACAAGAAGGATGAACCGAGGGTGTCGATTCGAGCAAGAGTCTGTGCCGATGCCATCGAAACGGCGGGGGCAGACCGTATCATCATGATGGACTTGCACGCGCCACAAATTCAAGGTTTTTTCAAAAAGCCGGTGGACCATCTGATTGCGATGCCACTTCTCTGTGAGTATATCAAGTCCCAGGCGATAGAGAATTTTGTGATTGTCTCGCCAGACGCTGGATTCGCGAAACAAGCACGCAAATTTTCTTCCTACCTCGGCGTGCCGACGGTGATTGGAGATAAGAGAAGAATTGGACACGATGAAAGCCCAGAGACACTGGAGTTGATTGGCGACGTCAGTGGCAAAAATGCTGTTATAGTTGACGATTTTTCTACGTCCGGAGGTACGCTCATCCAGCTTGCGCATCTGCTGAAGGAAAAAGGAGCGTTATCCATCTTTGCGAGCCTATCACATTTGTTACTGTCTGCTGAGGCCGTGCAGCGGATCGAGGATAGTCCAATTGAGTATATCGTCGCAACCGACTCCGTAGCCAACCAAGCGGCAAACGCCTCTCCAAAAATCCGCATCATTTCAGCGGCGCCGCTTTTTGGAGAAGCTATCAAACGAATCCACGGGCGTGACTCTGTGAGCGGGCTGTTCGATGTCTTATGGTGGCCCCATTTGTCAAGACAGTTTTTTTTAATCTCTAAGCTATAG
- a CDS encoding protein phosphatase 2C domain-containing protein, with translation MTRTDVSEIAWAGATDSCIDHPTVRFNGSMTLGTYGGNSSVGANTNEDGALLWSNVDSDWELAVILDGHNSSESVQLLLDNFTYRKSDMIEILNSPTPHAFTRIHEYVVQLLSGIDTASVHGESSCLVFVRKERYLWWLNIGDCVLYLLNEEYARLGQYAVNQRSFFEWVGEVNTFHQTVPCYSTGIKPLRAGRNVILAVTDGVLEFEKRPFESPRVLYDTLFRSVNIHQQVKEVLEVVHSSQGADSATIIAWNLMCTTPGQFPSDL, from the coding sequence GTGACTAGAACTGACGTGTCAGAGATTGCCTGGGCGGGCGCAACGGATAGTTGCATTGACCATCCGACGGTAAGATTTAATGGTTCGATGACTCTCGGTACATACGGTGGCAATTCCAGCGTTGGCGCCAATACGAATGAAGATGGTGCGCTGTTGTGGTCAAATGTTGATTCGGACTGGGAACTCGCCGTCATTTTGGACGGTCATAACAGCTCTGAGAGCGTGCAGCTTTTGTTGGATAATTTCACATACCGCAAGAGCGATATGATAGAAATTCTAAACTCCCCCACACCCCATGCTTTTACACGCATTCATGAGTACGTTGTACAGTTATTATCGGGCATAGACACCGCATCGGTTCACGGCGAGAGTTCCTGTCTCGTCTTTGTACGTAAGGAACGCTACCTGTGGTGGCTGAATATCGGCGACTGCGTCCTGTATTTACTGAATGAAGAATATGCCCGGCTAGGTCAGTACGCCGTCAACCAACGAAGTTTCTTCGAGTGGGTTGGAGAAGTAAACACGTTTCATCAGACCGTACCTTGTTACAGCACCGGCATTAAACCGCTTCGGGCAGGACGCAACGTCATACTTGCGGTTACCGATGGTGTATTGGAGTTTGAGAAGCGTCCGTTTGAATCCCCCCGGGTTCTGTATGATACGTTGTTTCGTTCGGTGAATATTCACCAACAAGTCAAAGAGGTACTGGAAGTCGTTCATTCGTCGCAAGGTGCTGACAGCGCAACTATCATCGCCTGGAATCTGATGTGCACCACTCCTGGACAATTTCCGTCGGATCTATAA
- a CDS encoding VOC family protein, protein MKPRITVLTLGVDDLERSLTFYRDGLGFPTEGIIGEEFEHGAVAFFNLQSGVQLAIFKRKDIAHDAKMLATAASPTEFTIGHNVRSKEEVDAIMEQAKRAGATITVPAHDAFWGGYSGYFQDPDGHLWEVVWNPQWELDE, encoded by the coding sequence ATGAAACCTCGCATTACGGTACTCACACTTGGTGTGGATGATTTGGAAAGGTCGTTGACGTTCTATCGCGATGGATTGGGTTTCCCGACAGAGGGCATTATTGGCGAAGAATTTGAACATGGTGCTGTCGCCTTTTTCAACCTGCAATCCGGCGTGCAGTTGGCAATTTTCAAGCGCAAAGATATTGCTCATGATGCCAAGATGCTTGCGACTGCGGCAAGTCCTACAGAGTTTACTATAGGTCACAATGTCCGTAGTAAAGAAGAAGTTGATGCCATCATGGAACAAGCCAAAAGAGCCGGTGCCACCATTACAGTTCCCGCGCATGATGCGTTTTGGGGTGGATACTCGGGCTACTTCCAGGACCCAGATGGACACTTGTGGGAAGTGGTGTGGAATCCGCAGTGGGAACTCGATGAGTAA
- a CDS encoding winged helix-turn-helix transcriptional regulator — protein sequence MVVKLTETWPNVTIRVEFEPAYELVISLMGYADKQFHRTLDVGSGWIKDVNQSIGPNLAKRLQSPTARRLIKNFPGITVIDRLTGDKSASRFVEWMSGMTRGEIYDYLTTKHVLKNHDDIPQVIDGWPVLAELLGEWNQRYFRNVSSDVLQALVDDAAQKRSFAKDMPVDEFIQLATIGARLEPDPNLRQVVLIPQYHLRPWNVTHWTGNTWYNQYPVEYDASGNDPAWTRVLRMAQALAEENRLRILQKIAEGPIRFTDLVKASDVTKSTVHHHLVSLRAARLVVLRTDVSQRQQTYELNPNLIDDAAGLLEQVLGSPRRHDS from the coding sequence ATGGTGGTGAAACTCACGGAGACATGGCCAAATGTTACAATTCGCGTGGAATTTGAGCCAGCTTACGAACTGGTCATCAGCCTAATGGGGTATGCCGACAAACAGTTTCACCGTACGCTCGATGTGGGTTCGGGCTGGATCAAGGATGTGAATCAATCCATCGGACCCAACCTTGCCAAACGTCTTCAATCACCGACCGCACGGCGTTTGATAAAGAACTTCCCTGGAATCACAGTCATCGACCGCCTTACAGGCGACAAGTCGGCTTCCAGGTTTGTCGAGTGGATGAGCGGGATGACGCGAGGCGAAATCTATGACTATTTGACCACGAAACACGTACTCAAGAATCACGATGACATTCCTCAGGTCATCGATGGTTGGCCCGTGCTGGCTGAATTGCTCGGTGAATGGAATCAGCGATACTTTCGAAATGTATCAAGCGATGTCCTACAAGCACTTGTTGATGACGCAGCACAGAAACGGTCGTTCGCCAAGGACATGCCTGTGGACGAATTCATTCAACTGGCGACAATCGGGGCTCGGTTAGAGCCAGACCCGAATCTGCGTCAGGTGGTATTGATTCCCCAGTACCATTTACGTCCTTGGAACGTAACTCATTGGACTGGAAATACCTGGTACAACCAATATCCTGTGGAATACGATGCGAGCGGGAATGACCCCGCCTGGACCCGTGTCTTACGGATGGCCCAGGCGCTTGCTGAAGAGAATCGTCTGCGGATATTACAAAAAATTGCAGAAGGCCCCATCCGGTTTACTGATTTGGTAAAGGCAAGTGATGTCACGAAATCGACTGTGCATCACCATTTAGTCTCTCTTCGCGCGGCACGCTTAGTGGTACTGCGCACCGATGTGAGTCAGCGACAGCAAACGTATGAGCTGAACCCGAATTTGATTGACGATGCCGCAGGGCTCCTTGAGCAGGTGCTGGGTTCACCGAGGAGGCATGACTCATGA
- a CDS encoding MFS transporter — protein MKTNLWRNRGFLWLIGGQTLSEFGSAISGFTIPWLLLELTGSALQMGLAFAVGFVPYLILSLPAGVWADRHNRKLLMMLSDTGRMILMLSIPVAHLFGWLTVAQLYIVLALMSAFSAVFDASYVSCLPNVVNRDELPQANSALQSGMSASQILGPAIAGTAIALIGAANTIFADAASFAISILSLFAIRQSFSAVADASIARSGMVKQIGEGLQYVWANKLIRTISMFTLAGNLGGSASGAIILYRLHHDLHANAYWSGVVMSGTSVGVLLGSLLSGVVGRRLKPGTIMMVSLLMFAIPDFVTAFTRLPLVMCAANVLLGLSMVLWNVQSVSLRQSVIPDHILGRASSSIRMIVWGSIPLGNAAGGVFAQWFGAPMVFVTAGLTHAVVWLTGLRTPLYKWGQDNGITRSASENVSG, from the coding sequence ATGAAGACGAATCTCTGGCGAAACCGTGGTTTTCTCTGGCTGATTGGCGGTCAGACGCTGTCCGAATTCGGATCCGCTATCAGTGGCTTTACAATCCCGTGGTTACTGCTTGAACTGACGGGCTCTGCGTTACAAATGGGGCTGGCGTTCGCTGTTGGGTTTGTGCCGTACCTCATCTTGTCATTACCCGCCGGCGTGTGGGCAGACAGGCACAACCGCAAGCTGCTGATGATGCTTTCGGATACGGGCCGCATGATTCTGATGTTGAGTATCCCCGTGGCTCATTTATTTGGTTGGCTCACGGTGGCACAGTTGTACATCGTCCTCGCCCTCATGAGTGCCTTTAGTGCCGTGTTCGACGCCTCATACGTGTCCTGTCTACCGAACGTAGTGAACAGGGATGAGTTGCCGCAGGCCAATTCTGCTCTTCAGTCTGGAATGTCGGCGAGTCAGATTCTTGGGCCGGCAATAGCGGGGACGGCCATCGCGCTCATCGGTGCCGCCAACACGATTTTCGCCGATGCAGCGTCTTTTGCCATCTCTATCCTGTCTTTGTTCGCAATCCGTCAATCATTCTCGGCAGTTGCAGACGCGAGCATCGCCCGCAGTGGGATGGTAAAGCAGATTGGAGAGGGTCTGCAGTACGTCTGGGCCAACAAATTGATTCGCACCATCAGCATGTTTACGTTGGCTGGAAACCTCGGCGGTTCAGCCTCTGGTGCGATAATCCTCTATCGGCTTCATCACGACCTTCACGCGAACGCGTATTGGTCCGGAGTTGTTATGTCCGGCACCAGTGTGGGAGTTCTCCTCGGGTCTCTTCTATCGGGGGTTGTCGGACGGAGGCTCAAACCTGGAACGATAATGATGGTGTCTTTGCTGATGTTTGCAATCCCAGACTTTGTGACTGCCTTTACCCGACTCCCCTTGGTGATGTGTGCAGCAAATGTGCTTCTCGGACTATCCATGGTACTTTGGAACGTGCAATCCGTGTCGCTCCGCCAGTCGGTCATCCCCGACCACATCTTGGGACGCGCGAGCAGCAGCATCCGCATGATAGTTTGGGGCTCGATACCCCTTGGCAATGCTGCCGGCGGCGTATTCGCCCAGTGGTTCGGAGCACCCATGGTCTTCGTGACTGCAGGCTTAACGCACGCGGTCGTTTGGCTTACAGGGTTGCGCACTCCCCTATACAAGTGGGGTCAAGATAATGGGATAACGAGGTCGGCATCAGAGAACGTTTCCGGCTAA